One Skermanella sp. TT6 genomic window, TCCTCCGGCAGGTCCAGGCCGGCCAGCAGCTCCACCGCCCGGTCGGCGGGTCCAGACGCCCCCATCATCCCGGCCAGCAGGTCGGCGGCCCTGCCGCCCACCGCCGCCACCTCGGCGGCGTCCTTGCGGTCCAGCGCCTGGCGCAGCCGCGCGGTCTCGTCCTCCGGCAGGTCCAGCCCGCGGCAGACCGAGGGGACAAGCGTCGGCACGTTCAGGTCCACGGAGATATTCGCGGCTCCCACCGCCTTCAGCGCGGCATAGGCCAGCAGCACGACCTCGGCATCGGCCGTTGGCTGCAACGCGCCGATCAGCTCCACGCCGACCTGCCCGAACTGCCGTTCCGGCCGGAGCTGCGATCCTTTGACGCGCAGCACCTGCCCGCCGTAGCTGAGGCGCAGCGGGCGCGGCTCGTTGGCAAGGCGGGTGACCGCGATGCGGGCGACCTGAAGGGTCATGTCCGGCCGGATCGCCAGCATGCGCTGGGAGATCGGGTCCATCAGCCGGAAGGTCTGGGTCGCCATGGCGGCCCCCGGCCCCGACAGCAGGCTGGCCTCGAACTCGATCAGCGGCGGCTTGACTCGCTCGAACCCGTTCAGCGCGAACTCGGCCATCAGCCGTTCGACGATGGTGGCTTCGAAGGCGGCTTCGCGCGGCAGCACGTCGTGCAGGCCGGCGGGCAGCAGCGCTCTGTTCATCGTTTCGGTCATGCCGGCACTGGATCCCGGGCTCGCTTCAGGGGGCTCGCTTCAAGGGTCCGGCCTCGACCGGACGCACCGGGCCGGTAAGTATCGGAACCGGCCCCGTTGGGCAAACGGAAAAGGGTCGCGGCTGCCATGGCCCGCAAGCGGGGCAAGACTCCACAAAACGGTTCCCCCGACGGTCCCGCGTGATCGACCATGCCCGTGCCTGTATCCTCGCGAAGCCACACGACGTAACCAGGAGAGAGTTCCCGAATGCCCGCAGTCCAGACGATCGCCGCCCTGGCGGCCGACCTCGCCGCCGGCCGCACCACCAGCCTCGAGCTGACGGAGGCGGCGTTCGACCGGATCGCCGATCCGGCCGGCGAGGGCGCGCGCGCCTTCATCCTGGCCGACGTCGCGGTCAACCGCGCCGCGGCGCTGGCGCAGGCCGAAG contains:
- a CDS encoding ATP phosphoribosyltransferase regulatory subunit, whose amino-acid sequence is MTETMNRALLPAGLHDVLPREAAFEATIVERLMAEFALNGFERVKPPLIEFEASLLSGPGAAMATQTFRLMDPISQRMLAIRPDMTLQVARIAVTRLANEPRPLRLSYGGQVLRVKGSQLRPERQFGQVGVELIGALQPTADAEVVLLAYAALKAVGAANISVDLNVPTLVPSVCRGLDLPEDETARLRQALDRKDAAEVAAVGGRAADLLAGMMGASGPADRAVELLAGLDLPEEAEADRRRLTEVVRLIRDAAPELMLTVDPVEHRGFEYQTGTSFTLFSRGVRGELGRGGRYRAGGGPSGEPSTGFTLYLDTVLRAVPDPAPAPRLFLPIGTDAADGARLRSEGWITVRALEALDDPAAEARRLRCTHIFTGGQVHPAA